In one Flavobacteriales bacterium genomic region, the following are encoded:
- a CDS encoding GIY-YIG nuclease family protein, producing the protein MSTTLPFILHILVADGDPDGLRVVERSNWNGKAVMFPRPLYTAVRKREEFQQPGVYLLIGPRADGEGETIYVGEGDPVYHRLESHYANKDFWTRAVFFVAGPGQLNKAHVQYLEAQLIQRARAAKRVPLENANSPAEPTLSEMDRAYLQVFLQNLLGMLPVLGITAFEQTQAPAATEEELPLLHCEGKGITGSGYDAPQGFIVRAGSFAATTFTKSVGEHFPYVVQQREDLLKSGVLVTDGDKLRFTQDYTFNSPSMASTIVLGRPSNGRTEWKDGQGRTLKSIQEGQAGG; encoded by the coding sequence ATGAGCACCACCCTTCCCTTCATCCTGCACATCCTGGTGGCCGATGGCGACCCGGATGGGCTGCGCGTGGTGGAGCGCAGCAACTGGAACGGCAAGGCGGTGATGTTCCCGCGCCCCTTATACACCGCAGTTCGCAAGCGCGAGGAGTTCCAGCAGCCGGGCGTGTACCTGCTCATAGGGCCCCGCGCCGACGGCGAGGGCGAGACCATCTACGTGGGCGAGGGCGACCCCGTGTACCACCGCCTGGAGAGCCACTACGCCAACAAGGATTTCTGGACACGGGCGGTCTTCTTCGTGGCCGGTCCCGGCCAGCTGAACAAGGCCCACGTGCAATACCTGGAGGCCCAGCTGATCCAACGCGCCCGCGCCGCCAAGCGTGTGCCGCTGGAGAACGCCAACAGCCCCGCCGAGCCCACCCTGAGCGAGATGGACCGCGCCTACCTGCAGGTGTTCCTGCAGAACCTGCTGGGCATGCTGCCGGTGCTGGGCATCACGGCCTTTGAGCAGACGCAGGCGCCCGCCGCCACCGAGGAGGAACTGCCCCTGCTGCATTGCGAGGGCAAGGGCATCACCGGCAGCGGCTACGATGCGCCGCAGGGCTTCATCGTGCGTGCCGGGTCCTTCGCCGCCACCACCTTCACCAAGAGCGTGGGCGAGCACTTCCCCTACGTGGTGCAGCAGCGCGAGGACCTGCTGAAGAGCGGTGTGCTGGTGACCGATGGCGACAAGCTCCGCTTCACACAGGACTACACCTTCAACAGCCCCAGCATGGCCAGCACCATCGTACTGGGCCGCCCCAGCAACGGCCGCACGGAGTGGAAGGATGGGCAGGGGCGGACGTTGAAGAGCATACAGGAGGGGCAGGCGGGGGGCTGA
- a CDS encoding fibronectin type III domain-containing protein: protein MKAKIKLSLYALTAVRLLALLRNVVAKLTGNALFPTPPVTMAELTAKGDELEAAIALATEGSKASKAARNARMAEAKVMLSSVADYVRMVAQGDEAKLLTTGFEMAKRPEPVGVPGTTRNLTVRGSNSARTLELRWRRVHGAHGYRVWKTESDPNVEANWQPIGYTTRASHVVADLESLKAYWFCVSAIGVAGEGRQCDPAMGRAA from the coding sequence ATGAAGGCGAAGATCAAACTGTCCCTGTACGCGCTCACCGCTGTACGCCTGCTGGCGTTGCTCCGCAATGTGGTGGCCAAGCTGACCGGCAACGCCTTGTTCCCGACCCCTCCGGTGACGATGGCGGAACTGACCGCGAAGGGGGATGAGCTGGAGGCGGCCATTGCGCTGGCCACCGAGGGCAGCAAGGCCAGCAAGGCGGCGCGCAATGCACGGATGGCGGAGGCGAAGGTGATGTTGTCGAGTGTGGCGGATTATGTGCGGATGGTGGCGCAGGGGGACGAGGCGAAGCTGCTCACCACCGGGTTCGAGATGGCCAAGCGGCCCGAACCGGTGGGCGTGCCCGGCACCACGCGCAACCTGACGGTGCGCGGCAGCAACAGCGCCCGCACCCTTGAACTGCGCTGGCGCCGCGTGCATGGGGCCCATGGCTACCGGGTGTGGAAGACCGAGAGCGACCCCAACGTGGAGGCCAACTGGCAGCCCATCGGCTACACCACCCGTGCCAGCCATGTGGTAGCCGACCTGGAGAGCCTGAAAGCCTACTGGTTCTGCGTGAGCGCCATCGGCGTGGCCGGCGAGGGCCGCCAGTGCGATCCGGCCATGGGCCGCGCCGCCTAG
- a CDS encoding transposase, translating into MDEPLHRDDGTGLTPGGNAAGLEPGRKSAGLEPGEPSGGGAGNGATLGRGEPSSEKIWTDRGYMPHVNSPELVQHVSYHLADSLPKEAVAAMDEQMKSLPPKLRDAEKEKRIAAYLDAGKGSCILRVPELADMVQETFLHFAGARYHLHAWCVMPNHVHVLFQPTNGWTMSKIVASWKSYTGRRISEYAKANGWGAGLSATLERGHAGATLVRGVPSVNPTRVWHREYWDRYIRDHAHFATVVSYIHENPVKAGLVKKAGDWRWSSAYLATLERGEPSGE; encoded by the coding sequence ATGGACGAACCACTACACCGGGATGATGGGACCGGGCTGACGCCCGGTGGAAACGCGGCCGGGCTGGAGCCCGGTAGGAAGAGTGCCGGGCTGGAGCCCGGCGAGCCCAGTGGTGGTGGGGCTGGTAATGGGGCCACGCTGGGGCGTGGCGAGCCCAGCAGTGAAAAGATCTGGACCGACCGCGGCTACATGCCGCACGTGAACAGCCCGGAGCTGGTGCAGCACGTGAGCTACCACCTCGCCGACAGCCTGCCCAAGGAGGCTGTGGCCGCGATGGATGAGCAAATGAAGAGTCTGCCGCCCAAGCTCCGCGATGCCGAAAAGGAGAAGCGCATCGCCGCTTACCTCGATGCAGGTAAGGGTAGCTGCATCCTCCGTGTGCCTGAGCTGGCCGACATGGTGCAGGAAACCTTCCTCCACTTCGCCGGTGCCCGCTACCACCTGCACGCTTGGTGCGTGATGCCCAACCACGTGCACGTGCTCTTCCAACCCACCAACGGCTGGACGATGAGCAAGATCGTGGCGTCGTGGAAATCGTACACCGGGAGGAGGATCAGCGAATACGCGAAGGCGAACGGGTGGGGCGCTGGGCTATCTGCCACGCTGGAGCGTGGGCATGCAGGTGCCACGCTGGTGCGTGGCGTACCCAGCGTTAACCCCACCCGCGTGTGGCACCGTGAATACTGGGATCGCTACATTCGGGACCACGCACATTTCGCAACAGTTGTGAGTTACATCCACGAGAACCCGGTGAAGGCGGGATTGGTGAAGAAGGCCGGGGACTGGCGGTGGTCCTCTGCGTATCTGGCCACGCTGGAGCGTGGCGAGCCCAGTGGAGAATGA
- a CDS encoding restriction endonuclease subunit S, which produces MWKEVALDQVCDVEFGTRVVKKKDGGSIYPVYGGGGATFSMDEYNREDRLVVARFAMSEQCTRFVEGRFFLNDSGLTVSAKDSGRLYQRFLDYHLLALNDTIYSLGKGTAQKNLESDAFRKLTLSIPDSVPEQQRIVTKLDAAFVALREAEGHVERNRANARELFESYLNGVFEGKEGWVTRPLSEFIHVKHGFAFLGEHFTQSGDYVLLTMGNFFESGGYRDRGEKQKYYVGPIPEEFVLSQGDLVVAMTEQAAGLLGAPLLVPESGKFLHNQRIGLVQQPNGVVVLNEFLFHIFNTKPFRDAVHASGSGVKVRHTSPTKIGEVEVSYPTSLNEQRRIVDALASLEKETKQLEATYQQKLRELEMLKKSVLGAAFSGEL; this is translated from the coding sequence ATGTGGAAGGAAGTAGCGCTTGATCAAGTCTGTGACGTCGAGTTCGGAACTCGGGTTGTGAAGAAGAAGGATGGCGGCTCCATCTACCCTGTGTATGGTGGCGGTGGTGCAACGTTCAGCATGGACGAGTACAACCGCGAGGATAGGTTAGTGGTTGCTCGGTTCGCGATGTCCGAGCAATGCACTCGCTTTGTTGAAGGCAGGTTCTTTTTGAACGACAGTGGCCTCACTGTTAGCGCTAAGGATAGCGGTCGATTGTACCAGCGCTTCTTGGATTACCACTTGTTAGCGCTGAACGATACGATCTACTCACTCGGCAAAGGCACTGCACAGAAGAACTTGGAATCGGATGCGTTCAGGAAGCTCACGTTGAGCATTCCGGATAGTGTCCCCGAACAGCAGCGGATCGTCACGAAGCTGGATGCGGCGTTCGTGGCGCTGCGCGAAGCCGAAGGGCACGTGGAGCGCAACCGCGCCAATGCCCGGGAGCTGTTCGAGAGCTACTTGAATGGGGTGTTTGAGGGGAAGGAGGGGTGGGTGACTCGTCCGTTGAGCGAGTTCATTCACGTCAAGCACGGCTTCGCATTTCTTGGAGAGCACTTCACCCAATCCGGCGATTATGTGCTACTCACGATGGGCAACTTCTTCGAGAGCGGCGGTTACCGCGACCGTGGCGAGAAGCAGAAGTACTACGTAGGACCGATTCCTGAAGAGTTCGTGCTTTCACAAGGCGATCTCGTCGTTGCCATGACCGAGCAAGCGGCCGGACTACTTGGGGCTCCTTTGCTCGTGCCCGAGTCGGGTAAGTTCCTGCACAATCAACGGATCGGACTTGTCCAGCAGCCGAATGGCGTAGTCGTGCTGAACGAGTTCCTCTTCCACATCTTCAACACGAAGCCATTCCGGGATGCCGTGCATGCAAGTGGCAGTGGTGTGAAGGTCAGGCACACATCACCTACCAAGATTGGCGAGGTCGAGGTGAGCTATCCAACATCATTGAACGAACAACGACGCATCGTTGACGCGCTCGCTTCACTGGAGAAGGAGACCAAGCAACTCGAAGCCACCTACCAGCAGAAGCTGAGGGAGCTTGAAATGCTGAAGAAGTCGGTCTTGGGAGCAGCCTTCAGCGGAGAACTATGA
- a CDS encoding N-6 DNA methylase, translating to MDEREHELVRLLAEHASLGNGKARQLLGWDEATYEQVKQALVAKGQVAIGRGRGGSIALVAAGQKAHGPVSQQARPAPTASDAPVASTHRVDREGTQQEALSPMANEPLAVYPKRGPGRPRKADRPQAHGQEAPKPKGPKANGSATTGSATPQRGPKPSGSAFEQAFRNIDNVLWKEAGCSNELDYTEQTSWILFLKYLDDLEATKQMAAELEGKPYTPILSADYRWPVWACPRNKEGKIDHHKALSGPDLVDFVDQKLFPYLRGFKQRASGPNTLEYKIGEIFGELTNKVKSGYNLREILEAVDALHFQTSEEKHELSELYEGKIQRMGNAGRNGGEYYTPRPLIRAIVQVLDPRIGETVYDGAAGSAGFLCEAFAHMQAQARSTSDHQVLQSNTFFAKEKKGLAYIIGLMNMILHGIEAPNVVHTNTLAENLQDIQPKDQHDVVLANPPFGGKERPEVQQNFPIKTGETAFLFLQHFIKSLKAGGRAGIVIKNTFLSNTDNASISLRRKLLEECDLHTILDMPQGTFQGAGVKTVVLFFEKGRPTRRIWYYQLDPGRSLGKTNPLNEADLADFVQLAKTKADSVNSWSRSVAEVLEATETYDLSVKNPNRAEEAPLREPKVILQEMRELDARTKELMSSIEALLK from the coding sequence ATGGACGAACGTGAACACGAACTGGTGCGCCTGCTGGCCGAGCATGCCTCGCTGGGCAACGGCAAGGCCCGCCAGTTGCTGGGCTGGGATGAAGCCACCTACGAGCAGGTGAAACAGGCCCTGGTGGCCAAAGGCCAAGTGGCCATCGGCCGGGGCCGTGGAGGCAGCATTGCATTGGTGGCCGCAGGCCAAAAGGCCCATGGGCCGGTAAGCCAGCAGGCCCGGCCCGCACCCACCGCGTCGGATGCACCTGTAGCGTCGACCCACCGGGTCGACCGAGAAGGTACGCAGCAAGAGGCCTTAAGCCCAATGGCCAACGAACCGCTTGCCGTGTACCCCAAGCGAGGCCCCGGCCGACCCCGCAAGGCCGATAGGCCACAGGCCCATGGCCAAGAGGCCCCTAAGCCCAAAGGCCCCAAGGCCAATGGCTCCGCCACCACTGGGTCCGCCACGCCCCAGCGTGGCCCTAAACCCTCCGGCTCCGCCTTCGAGCAGGCCTTCCGCAACATTGACAATGTGCTCTGGAAAGAGGCCGGGTGCAGCAACGAGCTCGACTACACCGAGCAGACCAGCTGGATCCTCTTCCTCAAATACCTGGACGACCTGGAGGCCACCAAGCAGATGGCCGCCGAGCTGGAGGGCAAGCCCTATACGCCCATCCTAAGCGCCGACTACCGCTGGCCGGTATGGGCCTGCCCGCGCAACAAGGAGGGTAAGATCGACCACCACAAGGCCCTCAGCGGCCCCGACCTGGTCGACTTCGTGGACCAGAAGCTCTTCCCCTACCTGCGCGGCTTCAAGCAGCGCGCCAGCGGGCCCAACACCCTGGAGTACAAGATCGGCGAGATCTTCGGCGAGCTCACCAACAAGGTGAAGAGCGGCTACAACCTGCGCGAGATCCTGGAGGCCGTGGACGCGCTCCACTTCCAGACCAGCGAGGAGAAGCACGAGCTGAGCGAGCTGTACGAGGGCAAGATCCAGCGCATGGGCAACGCCGGGCGCAACGGCGGCGAGTACTACACCCCGCGCCCCCTGATCCGCGCCATTGTGCAGGTGCTGGACCCGCGCATCGGCGAAACGGTGTACGATGGCGCCGCCGGCAGCGCGGGCTTCCTGTGCGAGGCCTTCGCCCACATGCAGGCCCAGGCCCGCAGCACCAGCGACCACCAGGTGCTGCAGAGCAACACCTTCTTCGCCAAGGAGAAGAAGGGCCTGGCCTACATCATCGGCCTCATGAACATGATCCTGCACGGCATTGAGGCGCCCAACGTGGTACACACCAACACGCTGGCCGAGAACCTGCAGGACATCCAGCCCAAGGACCAGCATGATGTGGTGCTGGCCAACCCGCCCTTCGGCGGCAAGGAGCGGCCGGAAGTGCAGCAGAACTTCCCCATCAAGACCGGCGAAACGGCCTTCCTCTTCCTGCAGCACTTCATCAAGAGCCTCAAGGCCGGTGGCCGCGCGGGCATCGTGATCAAGAACACCTTCCTCAGCAACACGGACAACGCCAGCATCAGCCTGCGCCGCAAGCTGCTGGAAGAGTGCGACCTGCACACCATCCTGGACATGCCGCAGGGCACCTTCCAGGGTGCGGGCGTAAAGACGGTGGTGCTCTTCTTCGAGAAGGGGCGCCCCACGCGCCGCATCTGGTACTACCAGCTGGACCCCGGCCGCAGTCTGGGCAAGACCAACCCGCTGAACGAGGCCGACCTCGCCGACTTTGTGCAACTGGCCAAGACCAAGGCGGACAGCGTGAACAGTTGGAGCCGCTCGGTGGCTGAGGTCCTCGAAGCCACCGAGACCTATGACCTCAGCGTGAAGAACCCCAACCGGGCGGAGGAAGCGCCGCTGCGGGAGCCGAAGGTGATCCTGCAGGAGATGCGGGAGTTGGATGCGAGGACGAAGGAGTTGATGTCCAGTATCGAAGCGCTATTGAAGTGA